A region of Maridesulfovibrio sp. DNA encodes the following proteins:
- the dctP gene encoding TRAP transporter substrate-binding protein DctP — MKRTTLFGLILSLVLIIPGSALAAKSIKMSYNGPPNEKDNAVHYFAAKFKGLVEEATGGEVEIKLYPNSQLGNEEQRMEQVMSSPIINVASYGGLQIVFPEMFATNIPFLFDSYKAAHNFFDGSEFMDKARAEMKGRTGIELLEVVEEGGFLAFTCDKPVHSPKDFKGLKFRAMDASQVAMYEAFGASGTPIPWTEVYLALKTGVADGQMNPPTYIIMGSLYEVQKHLTLANVQYSDQFLLINGELLASLTPAQQKAIKESAHKANVATREFVESLVDERVKFLESNGMTSYTPTAEESAEFKKLGSPSYIKWLQEKVDQTWIDLAMKNARKANAEGAK; from the coding sequence ATGAAACGCACCACATTATTCGGATTGATTCTGAGCCTTGTACTCATCATTCCCGGCAGCGCACTTGCCGCTAAATCTATCAAAATGAGTTACAACGGACCGCCTAACGAAAAGGATAATGCTGTCCATTACTTTGCAGCAAAATTCAAGGGGCTGGTGGAAGAGGCCACCGGTGGTGAAGTTGAAATCAAGCTTTACCCCAACAGCCAGCTCGGTAATGAAGAGCAGCGCATGGAGCAGGTCATGAGCAGTCCTATCATTAACGTTGCTTCCTATGGCGGCCTTCAGATTGTTTTCCCTGAAATGTTCGCCACCAACATTCCTTTTCTCTTCGACAGCTACAAAGCAGCACACAACTTTTTCGATGGTAGCGAATTTATGGACAAGGCGCGTGCTGAAATGAAAGGCCGCACCGGCATTGAATTGCTTGAAGTAGTGGAAGAAGGCGGTTTTCTCGCATTCACCTGTGATAAACCCGTTCACTCTCCTAAAGATTTCAAAGGTCTGAAATTCAGAGCCATGGATGCCAGTCAGGTTGCCATGTATGAAGCATTCGGAGCATCAGGCACCCCGATTCCCTGGACCGAAGTGTATCTGGCACTTAAAACCGGCGTTGCTGACGGTCAGATGAACCCCCCGACCTACATTATTATGGGCAGCCTTTATGAAGTGCAGAAGCACCTGACTCTCGCAAACGTCCAGTATTCCGACCAGTTCCTGCTCATAAACGGCGAACTTCTCGCATCCCTTACCCCCGCGCAGCAGAAAGCCATCAAAGAAAGTGCTCATAAAGCAAACGTAGCAACACGCGAATTTGTGGAATCTTTGGTGGATGAGAGGGTTAAATTCCTCGAAAGCAACGGTATGACCAGCTACACCCCCACCGCTGAAGAATCCGCTGAATTCAAAAAACTGGGCAGCCCCTCCTATATTAAGTGGCTGCAGGAAAAAGTGGACCAGACATGGATTGACCTTGCTATGAAAAATGCCCGCAAAGCAAATGCAGAGGGAGCAAAATAG
- a CDS encoding IclR family transcriptional regulator C-terminal domain-containing protein has protein sequence MTNKSNTKKANPLFVASLEKGMRILEAFDEGHRRLSLTEMVKITGLNKSAVQRFLHTWEELGYIIKDSKTKLISLSPKTMSLGYNFLRSERLVEVATPFLLEARELTGNSAYLGTLYDTSIIYLIRLPQRLLLLEGTLPGRRVPAFCGGRAFLSCLDDSEILEILQRSERPSITPYTITDIDEIMKEIELVRKKGFCISMQEQLIGEIAVSAPILDRDGTPRAAVYISARISEWTEERAEKELAPAVLEAAARIGSLL, from the coding sequence ATGACTAATAAAAGCAATACCAAGAAGGCAAATCCATTGTTTGTTGCATCTCTGGAAAAGGGGATGCGCATTCTTGAGGCATTTGATGAAGGACACCGCCGTTTGAGTTTAACCGAGATGGTCAAAATTACCGGGCTGAACAAAAGTGCGGTGCAGAGGTTTCTGCATACATGGGAAGAACTGGGATACATAATAAAGGACAGCAAAACAAAACTGATCAGCCTAAGCCCTAAGACCATGAGCCTTGGCTACAATTTTCTACGCAGCGAACGGCTGGTGGAAGTCGCCACTCCGTTTCTGCTGGAAGCCCGTGAGTTGACCGGCAACTCCGCCTATCTGGGAACACTGTACGACACTTCCATTATTTACCTGATCCGGCTGCCGCAAAGGCTCCTGCTGCTTGAAGGGACCCTTCCGGGCCGAAGAGTTCCCGCCTTTTGCGGAGGCAGGGCATTTTTGTCCTGTCTTGACGATTCTGAAATTCTAGAAATCCTGCAGCGTTCGGAACGCCCATCCATAACCCCTTATACAATAACGGATATTGATGAGATAATGAAAGAGATAGAGCTTGTGCGGAAAAAAGGATTCTGCATCTCCATGCAGGAACAGCTGATCGGCGAAATAGCGGTCTCGGCTCCGATCTTGGACAGGGACGGAACGCCACGCGCCGCGGTCTATATTTCCGCCAGAATTTCCGAATGGACAGAAGAACGGGCTGAGAAGGAACTCGCACCGGCAGTACTTGAAGCCGCTGCGCGAATTGGATCCTTATTGTGA
- a CDS encoding NAD-dependent succinate-semialdehyde dehydrogenase, which produces MSIQSFNPATEEVVASFEPYSEEMVQSILDNVAVEWLGWKERSFAERRALLKKAADLLRERSGELAEIMAVEMGKPVKQGEGEAVKCGLVCDFYADNGEEMLAPTPVEGAGRKAYITYQPLGTVLTVMPWNFPFWQVFRIAAPSLMAGNAVVLKHASNVPQCALAIEKIFRDAGFPENIFRSLLIDARQVESVLDHGSVFAVSLTGSEFAGQKVASAAGARLKKSVMELGGSDPFIVLNDADLDEAIKIATVSRCGNAGQTCIAAKRFIVMDGVYDEFVSRFAESMDALKIGDPLDRETDMGPMSSGKLRQELQDQVDRCIKAGGHVVRGGSIPDGAGFYYPPTLITDVPADADVCQEELFGPVAVVFRAASVDEAVDIANSTPFGLGGSIWSKDEDLAEKVAARIRTGCVFINSLVRSDVNLPFGGIGISGFGRELGTYGIREFVNVKPVCIG; this is translated from the coding sequence ATGAGTATTCAAAGTTTTAATCCGGCTACAGAAGAAGTTGTGGCTTCCTTTGAACCATATTCCGAAGAGATGGTTCAGTCTATTTTGGACAATGTTGCAGTTGAGTGGTTGGGCTGGAAAGAACGCAGTTTCGCAGAGCGTAGAGCTTTATTGAAAAAGGCTGCGGATCTATTGCGTGAACGCAGCGGAGAGTTGGCTGAAATCATGGCTGTAGAGATGGGCAAGCCGGTGAAGCAGGGTGAAGGCGAGGCGGTGAAGTGCGGTCTTGTCTGCGATTTTTATGCTGATAATGGTGAGGAAATGTTGGCTCCTACTCCTGTAGAGGGTGCCGGGCGCAAGGCATATATAACTTACCAGCCCTTGGGGACCGTTCTGACTGTCATGCCTTGGAATTTTCCTTTCTGGCAGGTTTTTAGAATTGCCGCTCCTTCGCTTATGGCCGGTAACGCAGTGGTTCTCAAGCACGCTTCCAATGTTCCGCAATGTGCGTTGGCGATTGAGAAGATTTTCAGGGACGCGGGTTTTCCTGAAAATATTTTCAGGTCCTTGTTAATCGATGCACGTCAGGTAGAATCTGTTCTGGATCACGGTTCTGTCTTTGCGGTAAGTCTGACCGGAAGCGAATTTGCAGGCCAGAAGGTTGCTTCCGCTGCCGGTGCCAGACTCAAGAAATCCGTAATGGAACTGGGCGGCAGTGACCCTTTTATTGTACTTAATGATGCCGATCTTGATGAAGCAATCAAAATCGCGACTGTCTCCAGATGCGGTAATGCCGGACAGACCTGCATTGCGGCTAAACGCTTCATTGTTATGGATGGTGTTTATGATGAATTTGTTTCCCGTTTTGCTGAAAGTATGGATGCATTGAAGATCGGAGATCCTCTGGATCGGGAAACGGATATGGGGCCCATGTCTTCCGGTAAATTACGGCAGGAGCTTCAGGATCAGGTGGACCGCTGTATAAAGGCCGGAGGCCATGTTGTGCGCGGGGGCAGCATCCCTGATGGTGCCGGATTCTATTATCCGCCCACTCTGATAACTGACGTTCCCGCAGATGCAGATGTTTGTCAGGAGGAGCTGTTCGGCCCGGTCGCCGTGGTTTTCCGTGCGGCATCAGTAGATGAGGCTGTTGATATTGCTAACAGCACTCCCTTTGGCCTGGGTGGTTCCATCTGGTCAAAGGATGAAGATCTGGCCGAAAAGGTGGCGGCCCGCATCAGGACCGGTTGTGTTTTTATCAATAGCCTCGTGCGCAGTGATGTGAATCTTCCTTTTGGCGGTATAGGTATTTCCGGTTTCGGCCGCGAACTTGGAACTTATGGTATTCGTGAATTTGTAAATGTTAAGCCTGTTTGTATCGGTTGA
- a CDS encoding ABC transporter ATP-binding protein produces the protein MSLLKIDNLDVSYGDVQVIFDLSLHVKEGEVVSIIGGNGAGKSTLLRTISGLLAPSEGQINFDSADIQGCAPENIVDTGLIHVPEGRKLFSLMSVYDNLIVGAYCERAKDHIEESLQTVYEMFPRLEERKDQLAMTLSGGEQQMVAIGRGIMARPRLMMLDEPSLGLAPILIKEIFANVREIADQGTTVLLVEQDVQHSLSLSDRGYVLEHGRVAMEGSAQDLLDNPHIKTAYLGI, from the coding sequence ATGTCGCTTCTTAAAATAGATAATCTTGACGTCAGCTACGGTGATGTTCAGGTTATTTTTGACCTTTCTCTGCATGTAAAAGAGGGGGAGGTCGTCTCAATCATCGGCGGCAACGGGGCTGGTAAATCAACTCTGTTGCGGACAATTTCAGGGCTGCTTGCCCCGTCCGAGGGGCAGATCAATTTTGATTCCGCTGATATTCAGGGCTGTGCTCCTGAAAATATCGTGGATACCGGGTTGATCCATGTGCCTGAAGGCCGAAAGCTTTTTTCTCTGATGTCCGTCTACGATAACCTGATTGTAGGGGCCTATTGTGAAAGGGCCAAGGACCACATTGAAGAGTCTCTTCAGACTGTCTACGAAATGTTTCCGCGCCTTGAAGAGCGCAAGGACCAGTTGGCTATGACTCTTTCAGGAGGGGAACAGCAGATGGTTGCCATCGGACGTGGCATTATGGCCCGACCCAGATTGATGATGCTTGATGAACCGTCACTAGGTCTCGCACCGATTCTGATCAAGGAGATTTTTGCCAATGTGCGCGAGATTGCTGATCAGGGAACCACTGTTTTACTGGTGGAGCAGGACGTGCAGCATTCTCTTTCCCTTTCTGACCGGGGCTACGTATTGGAACATGGCCGGGTGGCAATGGAAGGAAGTGCGCAAGACCTGCTCGATAATCCGCACATCAAGACGGCCTATCTGGGTATTTAA
- a CDS encoding ABC transporter ATP-binding protein, producing the protein MSMLRFEEVTMQFGGLTAVNALDLEVGKGQILGLIGPNGAGKSTVFNCAAGVYKPTMGKIYFDGEDITGARPWDLCRKGLARTFQIVKPFATKSVLYNTTVAAFATTNSHEEAESIALDVLKEMHLDHRKDDLPGALTIADRKRLEIAKAMATRPKLLLLDEVMAGLRPTEVDEIIDVFKGIRESGVTIFVIEHIMRAIMALSDELVVIHFGTKISEGKPDDVAQDEDVIKAYLGGDYVAS; encoded by the coding sequence ATGAGTATGCTTAGATTCGAAGAAGTTACCATGCAGTTTGGCGGCTTGACCGCAGTTAATGCCCTTGACCTTGAGGTGGGCAAAGGACAGATTCTGGGGCTCATCGGGCCTAACGGTGCAGGGAAATCCACTGTGTTTAACTGCGCCGCCGGGGTCTACAAACCCACAATGGGTAAAATCTATTTTGACGGAGAGGACATCACCGGAGCCAGGCCTTGGGATCTCTGCCGCAAGGGGTTGGCCCGTACTTTCCAGATCGTCAAGCCTTTCGCCACCAAATCCGTGCTTTACAATACCACCGTGGCCGCTTTTGCCACCACCAACAGTCATGAAGAGGCCGAATCCATTGCACTTGATGTTCTCAAGGAGATGCATCTTGACCACCGCAAGGATGATCTGCCGGGAGCCCTGACCATCGCCGACCGCAAACGTCTTGAAATCGCCAAGGCAATGGCCACCAGACCCAAGCTGCTGCTGTTGGACGAGGTGATGGCCGGACTGCGGCCGACTGAAGTGGATGAGATTATTGATGTCTTCAAAGGTATCCGCGAGAGCGGGGTGACCATATTTGTGATTGAACACATCATGCGGGCTATAATGGCTCTTTCGGATGAATTGGTAGTCATCCATTTCGGAACAAAGATTTCTGAAGGAAAACCGGATGACGTGGCTCAGGATGAAGATGTTATCAAGGCATATCTCGGAGGTGACTATGTCGCTTCTTAA
- a CDS encoding branched-chain amino acid ABC transporter permease codes for MTENTIKKYCLAGVVLFAFAMPLFVHSPTYLHISIMLLLFAYMTTTWNLVGGFAGVLPLGHSVFVGIGAYTSTILWLQYSISPWLGMIVGGVISGIIGFLIGKPTLKMRGAYFALSTMAFVEGLRVVVENLSYIGPFHLNGPRGLNIPPLPGGESSFSAFQFASKEPYYYIILSMLIGVLALTWYISRSKIGYYLTAGGEEPEAAEALGINVSRYKVRAMVMSAFLTSLAGTFLAQLTLFIYPKSVLTLDLSFELAFIALIGGRGSLAGPVIGALLLRPVSEFSRIYLSDSLPGMHLILFGAILVVVMLLQPSGLTAPLSAKFNALVKKIASDGDSTSREVRDEYA; via the coding sequence ATGACTGAGAATACGATTAAGAAATATTGTCTGGCTGGTGTGGTGCTTTTTGCCTTTGCTATGCCGCTTTTTGTCCACAGTCCGACTTATCTGCATATCTCGATTATGCTGCTTCTGTTTGCTTACATGACCACCACGTGGAATCTGGTGGGCGGATTTGCAGGAGTCCTGCCGCTCGGGCATTCTGTTTTTGTGGGTATCGGAGCATATACCTCCACTATCCTCTGGTTGCAGTACTCCATCTCGCCTTGGCTCGGCATGATTGTCGGCGGGGTGATTTCAGGCATAATCGGTTTTCTTATCGGTAAGCCTACCCTGAAAATGCGCGGTGCCTATTTCGCGCTTTCGACGATGGCTTTTGTGGAAGGACTCCGGGTAGTGGTTGAAAACCTCAGTTATATAGGTCCTTTTCATCTTAACGGTCCACGGGGATTGAATATCCCGCCCCTGCCCGGCGGGGAAAGCAGTTTTTCGGCTTTCCAGTTTGCCTCCAAAGAGCCCTATTACTATATCATTTTGAGTATGCTTATCGGCGTGCTTGCACTGACTTGGTACATCTCCCGTTCCAAGATCGGCTACTACCTAACCGCAGGCGGCGAAGAGCCTGAAGCGGCTGAAGCTCTGGGCATCAATGTTTCCAGATATAAAGTCAGGGCCATGGTCATGAGCGCCTTTCTCACCTCTCTGGCCGGAACTTTTCTGGCTCAGCTGACCCTGTTTATCTATCCCAAGTCGGTGCTGACTCTGGACTTGTCTTTCGAGCTGGCTTTCATTGCCCTTATCGGCGGACGCGGTTCACTCGCCGGGCCGGTCATCGGCGCGCTTTTACTGCGACCGGTCAGTGAATTCAGCCGTATTTATCTCAGCGATTCCCTGCCCGGCATGCATCTGATTCTTTTCGGGGCCATTCTTGTCGTAGTGATGCTGCTTCAGCCCAGCGGACTGACCGCGCCGCTTAGCGCAAAATTCAACGCTCTGGTCAAAAAAATTGCATCCGACGGAGACAGCACAAGCAGGGAGGTTCGTGATGAGTATGCTTAG
- a CDS encoding branched-chain amino acid ABC transporter permease — MDFAFILQDVISGILMGSIYGLIALGLTLVFGVLKVINFAHGSFLMVGMYVSYWAVALTGLHPYLALCIVVPVMFFFGYYLQNFLIKPIFVAEKDVREPTTVIIVTTGVWYMLDNLTLLFFGPDYRALTPNPLKGRMLEFGEVFISVPKLCGFLISIGTAVALYIFLQKTRTGRAIRATSLDRDAASLMGINQWKIFNVAFGIGTAIAGISGVVLTPFYNVYPTVGVPFDVKSFVIVVLGGLGSIPGAIIGGIIIGLIESIGPMFMTSTWTEAIVYMLFLLVLFVKPSGLFGQKYDW; from the coding sequence ATGGATTTTGCATTTATTTTACAGGATGTTATCAGCGGGATTCTCATGGGCTCAATCTACGGCCTGATCGCGCTGGGGCTGACTCTGGTTTTCGGGGTTCTCAAAGTCATCAACTTCGCCCACGGTTCCTTTCTCATGGTAGGTATGTACGTATCCTACTGGGCCGTAGCCCTGACCGGACTGCATCCCTATCTGGCCCTGTGCATAGTTGTTCCGGTAATGTTTTTCTTCGGCTATTACCTGCAGAATTTTCTTATCAAGCCTATTTTTGTGGCCGAGAAGGATGTGCGTGAACCGACCACGGTCATTATCGTAACCACCGGGGTCTGGTACATGCTGGATAACCTGACCCTGCTCTTTTTCGGACCGGATTACAGGGCCCTGACTCCCAATCCCCTGAAAGGCCGGATGCTTGAATTCGGGGAGGTCTTCATCTCCGTACCCAAACTGTGCGGGTTCCTTATCTCAATCGGCACAGCCGTAGCTCTGTATATTTTTCTGCAGAAGACCCGCACCGGCAGGGCGATCAGGGCTACCAGTCTTGACCGTGATGCCGCTTCTCTAATGGGCATCAACCAGTGGAAGATTTTCAACGTTGCTTTCGGTATCGGCACTGCCATCGCGGGGATTTCCGGGGTTGTACTAACTCCTTTTTACAACGTTTATCCCACCGTGGGCGTGCCCTTCGATGTAAAGTCATTCGTAATCGTTGTGCTGGGCGGACTCGGCTCCATTCCCGGCGCCATCATCGGAGGAATCATCATCGGGCTCATCGAATCAATCGGTCCTATGTTCATGACCTCAACATGGACCGAGGCTATTGTCTACATGCTCTTTTTGTTGGTGCTCTTTGTGAAACCTTCCGGCCTGTTCGGCCAGAAATACGATTGGTAG
- a CDS encoding ABC transporter substrate-binding protein yields the protein MKIFKSVVSAGLFCALVLGFSSFAIAADTVKVGNILPLSGPSAAVGQQGKQAREMAVEEINAAGGIKALGGAKLEMLYADSKSDPNVGVTEAERFINTEKVNVLTGCWNSGVTYPATAVAERYGIPFIVPVSVRDTITERGFKNVFRVAAKDSWWARDQFAFLKDMSKEFNTELKTIAMVYENGDWGTGLAAQWKKLIGNSGYKIVLDEPYPSSATDLTPVVNKIRRARPDVLLLVSNAADAILLTNTMADYRVRPKVILGTGGGHADPTFLSGTKDNARYIFDIVEWETDVNKPGVKETNEKYKAKYGTNLTGEAVDAYVSVYVLADALERAGSADPDKLRAALAATDLKTGPAAIVSYEAIEFDETGQNKHASPVIVQVNDIGKGLERITIWPKSARRAGYTPVFPIPKK from the coding sequence ATGAAAATTTTTAAGTCAGTTGTCAGCGCAGGGTTGTTTTGCGCTCTGGTATTGGGTTTCAGTTCATTCGCTATCGCGGCGGATACGGTTAAAGTGGGTAACATTCTGCCTCTTTCCGGCCCTTCAGCCGCAGTGGGGCAGCAGGGTAAGCAGGCTAGGGAAATGGCGGTTGAAGAGATTAACGCCGCCGGCGGTATCAAGGCTCTTGGCGGCGCTAAACTGGAGATGTTGTACGCCGATTCCAAAAGTGATCCCAACGTAGGTGTTACCGAGGCCGAGCGTTTCATCAATACTGAAAAGGTCAACGTCCTTACCGGTTGCTGGAACTCAGGTGTAACCTATCCCGCAACTGCTGTTGCCGAGCGTTACGGCATTCCCTTTATTGTGCCTGTCTCAGTCAGGGACACAATCACCGAGCGCGGTTTTAAAAATGTTTTCCGCGTGGCAGCCAAGGACTCCTGGTGGGCTCGTGACCAGTTTGCTTTCCTCAAGGATATGTCCAAGGAATTCAATACAGAACTTAAAACCATCGCTATGGTTTATGAAAACGGTGACTGGGGTACCGGTCTTGCCGCACAGTGGAAAAAGCTCATTGGCAACAGCGGTTACAAAATCGTTCTTGATGAGCCTTATCCCTCCAGCGCAACAGACCTGACCCCGGTAGTAAACAAGATCCGCCGTGCCAGACCTGATGTGTTGCTGCTTGTTTCCAATGCTGCCGATGCGATTCTGCTGACCAACACTATGGCCGATTACCGCGTCCGTCCCAAAGTCATCCTCGGCACCGGCGGCGGTCATGCTGACCCTACTTTCTTAAGCGGTACCAAGGATAATGCCCGTTATATCTTCGATATCGTTGAGTGGGAAACCGACGTCAACAAGCCCGGCGTTAAGGAAACCAATGAAAAATATAAAGCAAAGTACGGCACCAACCTTACCGGTGAAGCCGTAGATGCCTATGTATCAGTTTACGTTTTGGCTGACGCTCTGGAAAGAGCGGGTTCTGCTGATCCTGATAAACTGCGTGCCGCATTGGCCGCAACCGACCTGAAAACCGGCCCCGCAGCCATTGTTTCCTACGAGGCTATTGAATTCGACGAAACCGGACAGAACAAGCATGCTTCCCCGGTTATCGTGCAGGTAAACGACATCGGCAAAGGGCTTGAGCGTATTACCATCTGGCCCAAGTCTGCCCGCCGTGCGGGGTACACCCCTGTCTTCCCCATTCCCAAAAAGTAA
- the gabT gene encoding 4-aminobutyrate--2-oxoglutarate transaminase, with protein MSNSDKLLERRNKAVAAGVGNLGPVFAECAGNSTITDVDGQEYIDFVGGIGVNNVGHCNEKVVAAIKEQAEKLIHSCFHIAMYEPYIALAEKLIEIAPGDFEKKAVLLNSGAEAVENAVKIARLASGKSGIVVYEGGFHGRTLLTMSMTSKVKPYKYRFGPYAPEIYRIPYPYCYRCPYGKEYPSCDIYCAEQFKNWFIGNAAPENLAALVAEPIAGEGGFLVPPPEYFPRIKSICAENGIYFVADEIQSGGGRTGKMCAMEHWGVEPDLMTMAKSIGGGMPISAVVGKKEIMDAVHPGGLGGTYGGNPVSCAAALAALDSLETGILEQGAALGEKLKEIFLGWKGKYSIIGEVRGLGAMIAIELVSDREKKTPDAAVTKKIVSEVLKKKLLLLACGNYGNVLRVLVPLSVDEETLGKGLAILEEAIAANS; from the coding sequence ATGAGTAACTCAGACAAACTGCTTGAAAGAAGAAACAAGGCAGTGGCTGCAGGTGTAGGTAACTTGGGGCCTGTCTTTGCAGAATGCGCCGGAAATTCTACAATTACTGACGTTGACGGTCAGGAATACATAGACTTTGTTGGTGGTATCGGTGTTAACAACGTTGGTCACTGTAATGAAAAAGTTGTTGCAGCAATAAAGGAACAGGCTGAAAAGCTTATCCATTCATGCTTCCACATCGCCATGTACGAACCTTACATTGCTTTGGCCGAGAAGCTGATTGAAATTGCTCCCGGAGATTTTGAGAAAAAGGCTGTTTTACTTAACAGCGGAGCTGAAGCCGTTGAAAACGCGGTCAAAATAGCGCGTCTGGCAAGCGGCAAGAGCGGAATTGTCGTTTACGAGGGCGGATTTCATGGTCGGACCCTGCTGACCATGAGTATGACCAGCAAGGTTAAGCCTTATAAGTACAGGTTCGGGCCATATGCTCCTGAAATCTACAGAATTCCATATCCTTATTGTTACCGGTGCCCTTACGGTAAAGAATATCCTTCCTGCGACATATATTGTGCCGAGCAGTTCAAGAACTGGTTCATCGGCAATGCCGCTCCTGAGAATCTGGCCGCTCTTGTGGCCGAACCCATCGCCGGAGAAGGCGGTTTCCTTGTTCCGCCTCCGGAATACTTCCCCAGAATTAAGAGTATCTGCGCTGAAAACGGCATTTATTTCGTTGCTGATGAAATCCAGTCCGGCGGTGGCCGTACCGGCAAGATGTGCGCCATGGAACATTGGGGTGTGGAACCGGACCTGATGACCATGGCCAAGAGTATCGGCGGCGGTATGCCCATTTCCGCCGTGGTCGGCAAAAAGGAAATAATGGATGCGGTTCATCCCGGAGGACTGGGCGGAACCTACGGCGGTAACCCGGTTTCCTGTGCGGCGGCTCTTGCTGCTCTTGATTCCCTTGAAACTGGAATTCTGGAGCAGGGTGCTGCTTTGGGTGAAAAGCTTAAGGAAATATTTCTGGGCTGGAAGGGAAAGTACTCCATCATCGGTGAAGTCCGGGGTCTTGGTGCCATGATTGCCATCGAACTGGTTTCGGACAGAGAGAAGAAGACTCCCGATGCAGCTGTAACAAAAAAGATTGTCAGCGAAGTCCTGAAGAAGAAGCTTCTGCTGCTAGCCTGCGGAAACTACGGCAATGTACTCCGGGTTCTGGTTCCTCTTTCCGTGGACGAAGAAACACTCGGCAAGGGATTGGCTATTCTGGAAGAGGCTATCGCAGCAAACAGCTAA